GAACTCATGGCCGCGCGCGAGAAGTTGCTGCCGGTCGTGCGCCGTGCCGAGATGCTGGCCGAACTGATGCGCTTCCGCAACGCGGTCGCCATCGGCGGCACCCACGGCAAGACCACGACCACCTCGATGGTGGCGACGCTGCTTGATGCCGGCGGGCTCGACCCGACCGTCATCAATGGCGGCATCATCAATGCCTACGGCACCAACGCCCGCATGGGCGAGGGCGAGTGGATGGTGGTCGAGGCTGACGAGAGCGACGGCACCTTCCTGAAACTGCCGGCCGACGTTGCCGTCGTCACCAACATCGATCCCGAGCACCTCGACCACTACGGCACCTTCGACAAGGTGCGCGAGGCGTTCCGCCAATTCGTCGAGAACGTGCCGTTCTATGGCTTTGGCGTGATGTGCACCGACCACCCCGAGGTACAGGCGCTGGTCAGCCATATCGAGGACCGGCGCGTCATCACCTATGGCGAGAACGCCCAGGCCGATGTGCGTTTCACCAATCACCGCATGGAAGGCGCCGTCTCGGTCTTCGACGTGGTCATCCGCAACCGCAAGTCGGCTTCCGCGACCACCATCGAGGGTCTGCGCCTGCCGATGCCGGGCCGCCATAACGTTTCCAATGCCACCGCTGCCATCGCGGTCGCCACCGAACTTGGCATCACGCCCGATGCCGTGAAGCGCGGGCTGCTGTCGTTCGGCGGCGTCAAGCGCCGCTTCACCCACACCGGCGCCTGCAACGGCGTCGATGTATTCGACGACTACGGCCACCACCCGGTCGAGATCAAGGCGGTGCTGCGCGCCGCGCGCGAGGCCACCGCCGGCCGCGTCATCGCCATTGCCCAGCCGCATCGCTTCACCCGTCTGCGTGACCTGTTCGACGATTTCTCGGCCTGCTTCAATGACGCCGACACCGTCATGGTGGCGCCTGTCTATGCCGCCGGCGAAGATCCGATCGATGGCATCAATTCCGAGACGCTCGTCGCGCGCATTCGTGCCGGCGGCCATCGTGACGCCCGCCATATCGATGGCCCTGCCGCTGTTGCGCCGATCGTGCGCGAACTGGCTAGGCCGGGCGACTTCGTCGTCTATCTCGGCGCTGGCAACATCACGCAATGGGCCTACGCCCTGCCGGGCGAGCTCGCGGGGGGCGGATCGTGATCGGAGGCGAGGCGCTCATTGCCAAGCTGGGCGACCGGCTTGCCGGCCTGCGCGGACGTATCACGCCCAGCGCGGAGATGGAAAAGATCACCTGGTTTCGCGCCGGTGGCTTGGCCCAGGCGCTGTTCCAGCCTGCCGACGAAGAGGATCTCGCTGCCTTTCTGAAGGCGGTACCTGAAGAAATCCCAGTGATGGTCGTCGGCATCGGCTCCAACCTTCTGGTGCGCGAGGGGGGCATTCCGGGTTTCGTCGTTCGCCTGTCTGCCAAGGGTTTTGGCGAGGCCGAGGCGATTTCGGCGACCGGTATCAAGGCCGGCGCTGCGACACCCGACAAGCGCGTGGCTGCCCTTGCGCATGACAGCGGCATCGGCGGCTTCCATTTCTACCATGGCATTCCCGGTGCCATCGGTGGCGCCTTGCGGATGAATGCGGGTGCCAATGGCGTCGAGACGCGCGAACGCGTCGTCGAGGTCCGCGCGCTCGATCGCAAGGGCGATCTGCACCTGCTGTCCAATGGCGACATGGGTTACAGCTACCGTCATTCGGCGGCGGCTGCCGAGCTGATCTTCACCTCGGCGACCTTCGAGGGGTATGCCGAGGACAAGGACGCAATCAAGGCAGCGATGGATGCGGTCCAGCATCATCGCGAAACGGTGCAGCCGATCCGTGAAAAAACGGGCGGCTCGACCTTCAAGAATCCCGAGGGGACCTCGGCCTGGAAGGAAATCGACAACGCCGGCTGCCGCGGACTGATGATCGGCGGCGCTCAGATGTCGCCGCTGCATTGCAATTTCATGATCAACACCGGTAACGCCACCGGCTACGATCTGGAGTATCTCGGCGAGACCGTGCGCAGCCGCGTGCTCGAGAATTCAGGCATACGCCTGCAGTGGGAAATCAAACGCCTCGGCCACTTCAAGCCTGGCCACGAAGTGCAGGAATTCTTGGGGCAATTGCTCTAACGGCGACCAATCCGGCAGGCCTGTCGGGCGCATCAAAACCACCTGAAACGACGATTGTCAAAAGGCCTCGGCGCATCCTCGCCGGGGCCTTTTTGCGACCTGAATTCCGCCTTTTCCAGTGGTCATCCTGCAGGTCATCGGAGGCCGCATTGGTCATGAAATTGCAACGAATTTCAATCGGCTCTTGCCACGGAATCAAGTCTCTGATTCTCTGACCTAAAGCGTTTCCTGATTTGAGTCGCGTGACGCGTAGCCCGCGTTTCCAGCCGGAGGTACCAACTTCCGGGTGCTCTTATTTAGCCTTTGGAAACAAGGCGTTGTGTCTGAGTCGAGAGGGGATCTCAGGGGATGAAGTCAAAGCACGTCGCTGTCCTGATGGGCGGGTTTTCGTCCGAGCGGCCTGTGTCCCTGTCGTCTGGCAATGCCTGCGCCGAAGCGCTCGAGCAGGTGGGCTATCAGGTCACGCGAGTGGATGTCGACCGCGATGTCGGCGCGGTGCTTTCGGCGCTCGAGCCGGATGTCGCGTTCAATGCCCTGCATGGCCCTTTTGGCGAAGACGGCACCATTCAGGGCATCCTCGAATATCTCGGCATTCACTATACCCATTCCGGCGTGCTGGCCTCAGCCCTGGCGATGAACAAGGAGCAGTCGAAGAAGGTGGCCAAGGCTGCCGGCATTCCGATTGCTGAATCGCGGGTTCTCGACCGTTTCGCCATCGGCAACCAGCATCCGATGAAGCCGCCTTACGTGGTCAAGCCGGTGTCGGAAGGGTCGAGCTTCGGCGTGGTCATCGTCAAGGAAGACCAGTCGCATCCGCCGCAGGTCATCTCGTCGCCGGAATGGCGCTACGGCGATACCGTGATGGTCGAGCGCTACGTCCATGGCCGTGAGTTGACCTGCGCGGTCATGGGTGACGTCGCGCTCGGCGTCTGCGAGATCGTCCCGACAGGTCACGCCTTCTACGATTATGATTCAAAATATGTCGCCGGGGGATCAAAGCACGAATGCCCCGCGAAAGTTTCACCGAATATTTACCAAAAAATACAAACACTGGCGCTTAAGGCTCACCAAGCGATCGGGTGCCGGGGCGTCTCCCGGTCGGACTTCCGGTACGACGACCGCCATTCCGAAAATGGAGAGGTCGTCTGGCTGGAGGTTAACACGCAACCCGGCATGACGCCGACGTCTTTGGTGCCTGAGATTGCCGCCCAAGCCGGGCATTCGTTTGGTGAGTTGTTGAGTTGGATGGTGGAGGACGCTTCGTGTTTGCGTTGAGATCGGGACAGAACAGAAGGATGGGTGGCGCTGCGCCGCGCGTCTTCGGGCTGTCCTTGTCCGCGGAGCATTTCGTGCTGCCGCGGCTGCTGCGCAAGCCGGTTCGGATGTTGTCGCGCTTTGGGCGTGGGGAGTTCACTCCTCCGCCCTATGCTGCGTCGATGCTGACGGCTGCGTTCCTTGCCGCAAGCTCGCTCTATGGTGCCTATCTCGGTGGCCACTTCCCGGCGATGGTTCAGGGCGTGACCGCCCGCAGCGGTTTCGCCGTCGACCAGATCAAGGTTTCGGGCAATCGCGAAACCTCCGAAATCGATATTCTCGACAAGCTCGAGCTCGACGGCTGGACCTCGCTCGTCGGTTTCAATCCGGAAGAGGCGCGCGAGCGCATCGTCAGTCTGCCCTGGGTTCGCGATGCTGCCGTGCGCAAGGTCTATCCCGACACCATCGAGGTTCGCATCGACGAGCGCGATGCCTTTGCGATCTGGCAGCATGGCAGCCAGCTCAGCGTCGTCGAAAAGGACGGCAAGATCATCGCCCCCTACGCTGGCGGGCGCCAGGCCACGCTGCCTCTGGTCATCGGCTTTGGCGCCGCCGACCGGGCTGCCGACTTCGTCGCCAGGGTTCAGGCATTCCCCGAGCTGGCCGCCCGTGTGAAGGGCTACATCCGCGTCGGCGAGCGCCGCTGGGATCTGCGCCTCGACAACGGAATCACCGTCAAGCTGCCCGAGAATCAGGTCGATGCAGCACTTGCGGATCTTGCCGACCTCGACCGCGAGAATGCGCTTTTGACGCGCGACATCTCCGCCGTCGACATGCGCTTTGGCGACCGGCTGGTGGTGCAGCTCACGCCGGAGGCTGCCGAGCGTCGTGCTACTGCGCTGAATGCCAAGCCCAAGGCCGTCAAGGCGAAGGTGGAGAAGAGAATATGAGCTGGCTCGGCGGTCAAAAAGATCCGGTTTCGCGTCGCTCGGGCATCCTCACGGTGCTCGATGTCGGTTCGAACAAGGTCTGCTGCGTGGTCGCAAAGCTGAAGCCGGCCGAAGGCAGTCAGTTGCTCAAGGGTCGCACCCATCAGGCCCAGGTCATCGGCATCGGTCATCAGAAATCGCAGGGTGTGAAGTCGGGCGTGGTCGTCGATCTCGACCGCGCCGAGCACGCCATCCGTCTCGCTGTCGATGCTGCCGAGCGCATGGCCGGGCTCACCGCCGACTCGTTGATCGTCAACCTGTCCGCCGGCCGTATCAAGAGCGAGTCGTTCTCGGCGACGATCAATCTTGGTGGCCATGAGGTCGACGAATCCGACGTCCAGCGCGTGCTTGCCGCCGGCGCCAAGCAGGCGCTCCGGGCCGAGCGCGATGTCATACATTCGCTGCCTGTCGCCTTTTCGCTCGATGCCGAGCGTGGCGTGCGCGATCCGCGCCGCATGGTTGGCGACACGCTCGGCGTCGACATGCACGTGCTGACAGGCGATTCGGCGCCGATGCGAAATCTCGAGCTCTGTATCAACCGCTCGCACCTCTCGGTCGAGTACATGGTTGCCACGCCTTATGCTAGCGGCCTTGCAGCACTCGTCGACGACGAGCTCGAAATGGGCGCTGCCTGCATCGACATGGGTGGCGGCACGACCACGCTTTCGGTCTTCTCCGAGGGCCGTTTCGTCCATGCCGACGCCATCCCGGTCGGCGGCAATCATGTCACCATGGACATGGCCAAGGGGCTGTCGACGCGTCTCGACGATGCCGAGCGGCTCAAGGTCATGCACGGTTCTGCGCTGCCCGGCACCACCGACGACCGCGACCTGATCAGCATCCAGCCAATCGGCGTCGATGACAACGAAGTTCCGCTGCAGATCCCCCGTTCGGTAATGGCGCGCATCATCCGCGCCCGCATCGACGAGACGCTGGAACTCCTGCGCGACCGGCTCAACAAGTCGGGCTACGGCAATGCTGTCGGCAAGCGCGTCGTTCTGACCGGTGGCGCCAGCCAACTCGTCGGCCTGCCCGAGGCCGCTCGTCGCATTCTCGGCCGCAATGTGCGCATCGGCCGCCCGCTTGGCGTGGCAGGTCTTCCGGAGGCGGCCAAGGGGCCGGCTTTCGCGACCGCCGTCGGGCTTCTCATCTACCCGCAGATGGCCGGCATCGAGAGCCAGTCTGCGAAAGGGATTTCCCGTTACAGGGCAACGGGAACTGGCGGAAAACTGCATCGCATGAGTCAGTGGTTGAGAGACAGTTTTTAGGAATTGACGGGGGCAGCCCCATAAACGGCCGCACGGCGAAGCGGTTCGAAAGGCAAAAAGGACGAGGACTATGACGATCAATCTGCAGAAGCCGGACATCACCGAGCTCAAGCCCCGCATCACCGTGTTCGGTGTCGGCGGCGGCGGCGGCAATGCCGTCAACAACATGATCACTGCTGGTCTGCGCGGCGTCGAGTTCGTCGTAGCCAACACCGATGCGCAGGCACTCACCATGTCGAAGGCCGAGCGCCTCATCCAGCTCGGCGCGCATGTCACCGAGGGCCTGGGCGCGGGTTCGCAGCCGGAAGTCGGTCGCGCCGCCGCTGAAGAGTGCATCGACGAGATCATCGACCACTTGTCGAACACGCACATGTGCTTCGTCACCGCCGGCATGGGCGGCGGCACCGGCACCGGTGCTGCTCCGGTCGTCGCCCGCGCCGCTCGCGAGAAGGGCATCCTGACCGTCGGCGTCGTCACCAAGCCGTTCCACTTCGAAGGCCAGCGCCGCATGAAGACGGCCGACTACGGCATCGAGGAGCTGCAGAAGTGCGTCGACACGCTGATCGTCATCCCGAACCAGAACCTGTTCCGTCTGGCCAATGACAAGACGACCTTCGCGGACGCCTTCGCCATGGCCGACCAGGTGCTGTATTCCGGCGTCGCCTGCATCACCGACCTGATGGTGAAGGAAGGCCTAATCAACCTCGACTTCGCCGACGTCCGTTCGGTGATGCGCGAAATGGGCAAGGCCATGATGGGTACCGGCGAAGCTTCGGGCGAGGGCCGTGCAATGGCCGCTGCCGAAGCAGCGATCGCCAACCCGCTGCTCGACGAGACCTCGATGAAGGGCGCCAAGGGCCTGCTGATCTCGATCACCGGCGGCCGCGACCTGACCCTGTTCGAAGTCGACGAAGCTGCGACCCGCATCCGTGAGGAAGTCGATCAGGACGCCAACATCATCCTGGGCGCCACCTTCGACGAAGACCTCGAAGGTGTCATCCGCGTGTCGGTCGTCGCCACCGGCATCGACAAGTCGGCCGCCGACATGGCTGCTGCGCCGCTGACCATCCGCCAGGCGCCGAAGCCGGCCCAGCGTCAGGTCGAGGCACCGCGTCCTGTGGTGCAAGCTGCTCCTGTCGAACAGCCGCGGATGGAAGTGCGCACCAACGACCCGGTCGCCGAGGCCATCCGCCTTGCCGAAGCCAATGCAGCAGCGATGCAGCCGCGTCCCGCCGCTCCGCAGGGCGACGACTTCCGCCCGCAGAGCAAGCTGTTTGCAGCTCCGCCCGCTCAGCCGCAGGCACAGCAGTACCAGCCGCAGCAGTTCCAGCAGCCCGCGCCGCAGCCGGTGGCCCAGCCACAGGTGGCTCCCCAGCGGGAAATGATGCAGCCAGCCCAGGTTCAGCCGCGCATGCCGCGCGTCGAGGACTTCCCGCCGATGGTGAAGGCCGAGGTGGAAGCCAAGGCACAGCCGGCCGAGCATCATGAGGACCGCGGTCCGATGGGCCTGCTCAAGCGTCTGACCAGCGGTCTGACCCGTCGGGAGGAAGAACCTGCACGCCTGCAGCCGGCGCAGCCGCGCGAGCCCAAGCTGCGCCAGCCGGCGCCCGAGCAGCGCCGCATGACCAGCCAGGAATCGCAGCTCTACGCACCGCGCCGCGGACAGCTCGACGAGCATGGTCGCTTGGCACCGCAGGCACGGACTCAGGAAGACGACCAGCTGGAGATTCCGGCGTTCCTTCGCCGGCAAGCCAACTGATCTGTGAACGGCCGGTAACACTCTTTGAAAGGCGGGCGTCTCGACGCTCGCCTTTTGATCTGAAAAGGTAAGTCAAATCATTGACTTGACGGGGTGAGTCGAAGCGTCCCCGCAGTTACACAGAGTAAGAAACCGTGATTTGGAGTCTCTCACCCGGAAGACTATCTTCGCGCCGACTAAGGTCGCTGACGGGTATTGTGGGGATGAGGTCCCGTCTGGCGAGCATAAGAGCCGTGCGCCGTGGTGTGGCGAAGCGGACGCAGTGAGTACGGGCATATGGGGATCGACTTGCAGGACTATCAGACAACACTCAAATCACGTGTCACCCTGTCGGGCGTTGGCGTTCATAGCGGCAAGCCGGTAGCCATCCATTTCGCGCCGGCAGACGCGGATACGGGCGTGGTGTTTCAGGTTGCTGACCGAGAGTTCCGCGCAATTGTGTCAGAAGTGGGTGCGACCGATCTTTGCACCTTGCTTGGCGATCCCGCCGGCCAGCACGTTGCCACCATCGAACACCTGATGGCCGCTCTGTTCGGCCTCGGTATCGACAATCTGCTGATCGAAGTCGAAGGCGCCGAAATCCCGATCATGGACGGCAGTGCCGCGCAGTTCGTCGAGGCCATCGACCTGGCCGGCATCGAAGTGCAGGGCGTCAAGCGCCGCTACATCCGCGTTCTCAAGCCGGTACGAATCGAAAGCGGCGCCTCGTGGGCCGAGTTCCGCCCCTACGGCGGCACGCGATTCGAGGTCGAGATCGATTTCGAAAGCCCGGCGATCGGGCGCCAGTCCTTCGCTTCCGACATCAACGACGATATTTTCCGCCGCGAGATCTCGCGTGCTCGCACTTTCGGCTTCATGAAGGACGTCGAGCGCCTGTGGGCTGCCGGCTACGCGCTGGGCTCTTCGCTTGAGAATTCGGTGGTCATCGGCGACGACAACCACATCATCAACATGGAAGGCCTGCGCTTCTCCAACGAATTCGTGCGCCACAAGACGCTGGATGCGATGGGCGACCTGGCACTCGCCGGCGCGCGCTTCATCGGCTGCTTCCGCTCCTATCGCGGCGGCCACCGGCTCAACGCGGCGGCGCTGCGCCGCCTGCTTTCCGACCGCTCGGCCTTCGAGGTCGTCGAGACGTCGCGCCGCGAGCGCGGTCGTTCGGCCGAACTCATCGCTGTCAGCGCTGCAGTCCACGCGCCCTGGACGCTCTGACGGCCGGCATTCGCCTAGAGGTGGTGTGACCTTGTTGCACCACTTGGCCGGCGAAATGGCATGCGTCATTGCGTGCCACAAAATTGCGCGATTGGCGGCTGATAGCGTTGCCCGGCAAAGCCAGTTGTGATCTATGGCCATTGCCTAAAAGCGAAACAGCGCCAAAGGGGCGGAACTCTGTGATGTCATTGATACGAGCCGATCGATCGAAATTGCGCGTGAAGCCTCTGGTTGTGGCGCTTTCGCTCATCGCTCCGACGCTTGCACTGTCCGGTTGCATGTCCGGCGAAACCGACGTCGATCTCGCGACCTATGTCGAGCAGACCGAGCCTGCCGACGTGCTCTACAATCAGGGCCTCGCCAATCTCAATGCCGGCCGCCTCAAGGAGGCCAGCCGCAAGTTCGAGGCTGTCGACCGCCAGCACCCGTATTCGGAGTTCGCCCGCAAGTCGATGGTGATGGGCGCTTTCGCCAGCTACCGTCAGGGCTCCTATGAAGAGGCCATCAATTCGGCCAAGCGCTATCTCGCGCTCTATCCTTCGACCGATGACGCGGCTTACGCTCAGTACATTATCGGCCTCAGCTATTTCCGACAGATTCGCGACGTGACGCAGGATCAGAAGGAAGCCCGCCGCACCATTGAAGCGATGACCGAAGTGGTCCAGCGCTGGCCCGCGTCGGAATATGTCGATGACGCCAACGCCAAGATTCGTTTCGCTCGCGATCAGCTCGCAGGCAAGGAAATGCAGATTGGCCGCTACTATCTCGAGCGCCGCGAATTCATCGCCTCGGCAAAGCGCTTCCGCAACGTGGTCGAGAACTACTCGAACACGCGCCACATCGAAGAAGCGCTGGCTCGCCTGACCGAGACCTACTACGCGATGGGCCTGACTTCGGAAGCCCAGACGGCGGCAGCTGTGCTTGGCCAGAACTATCCTGACAGCCAGTGGTACAAGGATTCGTACAAGCTGCTGCAGTCCGGCGGCCTTGAGCCTCGCGAAAATGCCGGCTCCTGGATTTCCAAGGCCGGAAAGATGTTCTCCGGCGCCTGAACAGAAATAGATGCTCTCGCGCCTGTCGATCCGCGATATCGTCCTGATCGAACGGCTGGACATTGATTTCACGCCTGGCCTTTCCGTGTTGACCGGTGAAACCGGCGCGGGCAAATCCATCCTTCTCGACGCATTGTCGCTCGCGCTTGGCGCACGAGGCGATGCTTCGCTCGTCCGCCATGGTGCGACACAGGGCCAGGTAAGCGCTGTCTTCGACGTGCCGCGCAACCATCCTGCGCGTACGCTGCTCGCCGACAATGCCATCGACGACGATGGCGATATCATCCTGAAACGCGTCCAGACCGCCGACGGGCGCACGCGCGTCTTCGTCAACGACCAGCCGTCCAGCGTCACGCTGATGCGCGACATCGGCCGCGCGCTTGTCGAAATCCACGGTCAGCACGACGATCGCGCGCTCGTCGATGCCGGGGCGCATCGCGACGTGCTCGATTCGTTTGGCGGTCATGTCGGCGAAGCCAAGGCCACCGCCGACGCGTGGAAGTTGTGGCGAGGTGCCGAGCAGGAGCTGTCGCGCCATCGCGCCCGCGTCGATGCCGCGGCGCGCGAAGCCGAATATCTGCGTTCCGCAGTGACCGAACTGACCAAGCTCGACCCCCAGCCGGGGGAGGAGAGCGAACTGGCCGAACTGCGCGCCGCGATGATGCGTGTCGAAAAGATTGCCTCCGAAATCCAGGATGCGCAGGACGTTCTGTCCGGCTCGTCGTCGCCGCTGCCGCAGCTTGCCAGCCTGTTGCGCCGGCTGCAGCGCAAGGCCGCCGAAGTGCCGGGCCTGCTCGACGACGTGGTCAAGTCGCTCGACGAGGCGATGATCTCGCTCGATGCGGCGCAATCGGGCGTCGATGCGGCCCTGCGCGCCACCGAATACGATCCACAGCGGCTGGAGAGGGCCGAGGAGCGGCTGTTTGCCCTGCGCGCGGCAGCGCGCAAGCACAATGTCGCCGTCGACGATCTTGCCAGGCTGCGCGACACCATGGTCGCCGACCTCGCCGATCTCGATGCCGGCGAAGGGCGCCTGCAGGTGTTGGAAACGCAGGCAAGGACCAGCCGCGAGGCTTATGACCGCATCGCCGCAAACCTGTCGGAACTGCGCAAGACGGCGGCCGAGAGCCTGCGCAAGACCGTCATGGCCGAACTGCCGGAACTCAAGCTCGAACGTGCCGAATTCCTGGTCGAGATGTCGAGTGAAACCGACAATCGCATGCAGGAAGGCATCGACCAGGTCGAGTTCTGGGTGCGTACCAATCCTGGCACCCGGCCCGGCCCGATGATGAAAGTTGCCTCGGGTGGCGAGCTGTCGCGCTTCCTCCTGGCGCTGAAGGTGGCGCTTGCCGACCGTGGTTCGGCACCTACACTGGTGTTCGACGAAATTGATACCGGTGTCGGCGGCGCCGTTGCCGATGCCATCGGCCAGCGTCTGGCGCGGCTTTCCAGGCGGGTGCAGGTGCTGTCGGTGACGCATGCGCCGCAGGTCGCGGCACGTGCCGCCACGCATTTCCTGATCTCCAAGAAGGGCAACACCGACAAGGTGGCAACCGGCATTCACGAGATGGACCGCATGGCGCGCCAGGAGGAGATCGCACGCATGCTTTCCGGTGCTTCGATCACCGAGGAGGCGCGCGCCGCCGCCGAGCGCCTGCTGCGCGAGAACACGGCCGTCGCCTCCTGACCCGCCGACTACGGCTCGACTGTCAGGAGCCTTCGCGATCCTGCTGATTTGACGTGGAATTCGGTCTGGGCGGCTCCCGCTTCGCAGCGTCCTGATTTATGGTGGCCGCGTTTTCAGCCGGAGCCGCACCATGTCCGACAAGCCAGTCGATTCGCTCAGCGAGACTGAAGCCGCGGCGGAGCTTGCGCGGCTGGCCGGAGAGATCGCCGGCCATGATTTGCGCTATCACGCCGACGATGCGCCGACGATCTCGGACGCCGACTATGACGCGCTGCGCCGCCGCAATCTCGCAATCGAACAGCGCTTTCCGCAACTGGTGCGCGAGGATTCGCCGTCCAAGTCTGTCGGCGCTGCCGTTTCGGAAAAATTCGGCAAGGTCACGCATGCCGTGCCGATGCTGTCGCTCGACAACGCCTTTGCCGACGAGGACGTCAGCGAATTCGTCGGCCGCATCAGGCGCTTCCTCCGCCTTGGGGCGGACGAGCCGGTGGCGATATCGGCCGAGCCCAAGATCGATGGCCTATCGCTGTCGATTCGCTACGAGAACGGGCGGTTGGTGACGGCTGCGACGCGCGGCGACGGCCAGGTCGGCGAAAACGTCACGGCGAACGCCCGCACCATCGCTGATATTCCGAATGTACTGTCGGGCGACTTCCCTGAAGTGCTGGAGGTGCGTGGCGAGGTCTATATGAGCCACCTCGATTTTGCCGAGCTCAACCGGCGCAATGCGGACGCGGGAAAGCAGATATTCGCCAATCCACGCAATGCGGCCGCCGGTTCGCTGCGCCAGCTCGACACCTCGATCACCGCCAGCCGGCCGTTGCGCTTTTTCGCCTATGCCTGGGGCGAGGTCAGCGACATGCCTGCCGACACGCAGATGGGCATGGTCGCCGCCTTCGGCCGCTATGGCTTCAAGACCAATCCGTTGATGAAGGTGTTCGACAGCGTCGAGGGCCTTCTGTCGCAGTACCGGATGATCGAGGCAAATCGCGCCACGCTCGGCTACGACATTGACGGCGTCGTCTACAAGGTCGACCGGCTCGACCTGCAGCAGCGGCTCGGCTTCGTCTCGCGTTCGCCGCGCTGGGCCATTGCGCACAAATTCCCTGCCGAGAAGGCGACGACGACGCTTCTCGGCATCGACATTCAGGTCGGCCGCACCGGCTCGCTGACGCCGGTGGCGCGGCTGCAACCGGTGACGGTGGGCGGTGTGGTGGTGACCAACGCCACGCTGCATAACGAGGATTACATCAAGGGCATCGGCAACAGCGGCCAGGCCATCCGCGACGACGGCCACGACATCCGCGTCGGCGACACCGTCATCGTCCAGCGCGCGGGCGACGTCATCCCGCAGATCCTCGACGTGGTCATGGAGAAGCGTCCGTCGGACGCGCAGCCCTATCTATTTCCGGCTCGCTGCCCGGCTTGCGACAGCCATGCCGTGCGCGAAGAGGGCGAGGTGGTGCGCCGCTGCACCGGCGGCCTGATCTGCCCGGCGCAGGCGGTGGAGCGGCTCCGCCATTTCGTTTCGCGCAACGCCTTCGACATCGAGGGCCTGGGCGAAAAGCAGATCGAGTTCTTTTTCCAGTCGCAGGACCCGGCATTGCATGTGGGCTCGCCCGCCGACATCTTCACGCTGAAGCGGCGGCAGGAGGGGTCGCTCACCAAGCTCGAGAACATCGACGGCTTCGGTGCGACATCGACGCGCAAGCTGTTTGCGGCGATCGACGACCGTCGCCAGGTCGAGTTCTCGCGCTTCCTGTTTGCGCTCGGCATCCGCCACATCGGCGAGACCAATGCCAAGCGGCTGGCGCGCCACTACATTAATTTCGAGGCGTTCCGCGCCGCCGGCCTTGCCGCCGTGATGCCGGAAGGCAAGGGCGACAAGGGCAATGGCGCCTGGCAGGAGCTGACCGGCGTCAACGGCATCGGCGCCATCGTCGCCGAAGCGGTGGTCGAGTTCTTCGCCGAGGAGCACAACAGGCAGGTGCTCGACGCGCTGCTCGCCGAGGTGACGCCTCTCGAAGAGGAACGCATCGGCGACGTGTCGTCGCCGGTCTCGGGAAAGACTGTCGTCTTCACCGGCTCGCTCGAAAAGATGTCGCGCGACGAAGCCAAGGCTATGGCCGAGAAGCTCGGCGCGAAGGTGGCTGGATCGGTGTCCAAGAAGACCGACCTGGTGGTGGCCGGGCCGGGTGCGGGCTCGAAGCTCAAGGCCGCGACT
The nucleotide sequence above comes from Aminobacter aminovorans. Encoded proteins:
- the ligA gene encoding NAD-dependent DNA ligase LigA, which gives rise to MSDKPVDSLSETEAAAELARLAGEIAGHDLRYHADDAPTISDADYDALRRRNLAIEQRFPQLVREDSPSKSVGAAVSEKFGKVTHAVPMLSLDNAFADEDVSEFVGRIRRFLRLGADEPVAISAEPKIDGLSLSIRYENGRLVTAATRGDGQVGENVTANARTIADIPNVLSGDFPEVLEVRGEVYMSHLDFAELNRRNADAGKQIFANPRNAAAGSLRQLDTSITASRPLRFFAYAWGEVSDMPADTQMGMVAAFGRYGFKTNPLMKVFDSVEGLLSQYRMIEANRATLGYDIDGVVYKVDRLDLQQRLGFVSRSPRWAIAHKFPAEKATTTLLGIDIQVGRTGSLTPVARLQPVTVGGVVVTNATLHNEDYIKGIGNSGQAIRDDGHDIRVGDTVIVQRAGDVIPQILDVVMEKRPSDAQPYLFPARCPACDSHAVREEGEVVRRCTGGLICPAQAVERLRHFVSRNAFDIEGLGEKQIEFFFQSQDPALHVGSPADIFTLKRRQEGSLTKLENIDGFGATSTRKLFAAIDDRRQVEFSRFLFALGIRHIGETNAKRLARHYINFEAFRAAGLAAVMPEGKGDKGNGAWQELTGVNGIGAIVAEAVVEFFAEEHNRQVLDALLAEVTPLEEERIGDVSSPVSGKTVVFTGSLEKMSRDEAKAMAEKLGAKVAGSVSKKTDLVVAGPGAGSKLKAATDLGIEVITEDQWFERVGQAG